A part of Antechinus flavipes isolate AdamAnt ecotype Samford, QLD, Australia chromosome 6, AdamAnt_v2, whole genome shotgun sequence genomic DNA contains:
- the MAPK8IP1 gene encoding C-Jun-amino-terminal kinase-interacting protein 1 isoform X1 codes for MAERESGGRAGGGGAASTPGASPFLGLHIVSPPNFRLTHDISLEEFEDEDLSEITDECGISLHCKDALALRPQRGGLVPGGGGCGGAGSRLQAEMLQMDLIDAAGDTPGAEEEEDEDEDEEEDEEEERRGRPRGPRQQQPPAPQPQPPQPQHRGPGGGGGPAPEPGQDTAPRGLGGDTYRPKRPTTLNLFPQVPRTQDTLNNNSLGKKHSWQERVSRSSSPLKTGEQTPPHEHVCLSDELPAQNSPASTKDRGTSTDSPCRRSTATQMAPPGGGPPASRPSDKAPAPAGGRAHAHRDRIHYQTDVRLEATEEIYLTPVQRPPEPPEATPAFLPPAESRMSVSSDPDPAGYPPAPGRPHPSISEEEEEGFDCLSSPERGEPPGGGWQDGRAEPPRASLSSDTSALSYDSVKYTLVVDEHAQLELVSLRQCYSGYSDESDSATVYDNCVSSPYESAIGEEYEEAARPRPAVCLSEDSSPDGPDVHFSKKFLNVFMSGRSRSSSAESFGLFSCTINGEEQEQTHRAVFRFVPRHEDELELEVDDPLLVELQADDYWYEAYNMRTGARGAFPAYYAIEVTKEPEAVTALAKNSDWVDQFRVKFLGSVQVPYHKGNDVLCAAMQKIATTRRLTVHFNPPSSCVLEINVRGVKIVVKAEDSQEHKGNKCSHFFQLKNISFCGYHPKNNKYFGFITKHPADHRFACHVFVSEESTKALAESVGRAFQQFYKQFVEYTCPTEDIYLE; via the exons CCTCAGCGCGGTGGACTCGTGCCGGGAGGCGGAGGCTGCGGGGGAGCGGGCAGCCGGCTGCAGGCCGAGATGCTGCAGATGGACCTGATCGACGCGGCCGGGGACACGCCCGGagccgaggaggaggaggacgaagaCGAGGACGAGGAAGAAGACGAGGAGGAAGAGCGGCGAGGGCGTCCCCGGGGCCCCCGGCAGCAGCAGCCGCCAGCGCCGCAGCCGCAGCCGCCGCAGCCGCAGCATCGCGGGCCCGGGGGCGGCGGGGGCCCGGCGCCCGAGCCCGGCCAGGACACGGCGCCGCGAGGCCTCGGCGGGGACACCTACCGGCCCAAGCGGCCCACCACCCTCAACCTCTTCCCGCAGGTGCCGCGGACGCAG GACACCCTGAACAACAACTCCCTGGGCAAGAAACACAGCTGGCAGGAGCGAGTATCCCGGTCATCATCTCCACTGAAGACAG GCGAGCAGACCCCTCCTCATGAACATGTGTGCTTGAGCGATGAGCTCCCGGCCCAGAACAGCCCCGCCTCCACCAAGGACCGGGGCACGTCCACCGACAGCCCCTGCCGCAGAAGCACTGCCACCCAGATGGCCCCTCCCGGCGGCGGCCCCCCGGCCTCCCGGCCTTCCGACAAGGCCCCGGCCCCCGCCGGAGGCCGGGCCCACGCGCACCGTGACCGCATTCACTACCAGACCGACGTGCGGCTGGAGGCCACGGAGGAGATCTACCTGACGCCGGTGCAGCGGCCCCCCGAGCCCCCCGAGGCCACCCCGGCCTTCCTCCCCCCCGCCGAGAGCCGCATGTCAGTGAGCTCGGACCCCGACCCCGCCGGCTACCCGCCGGCCCCCGGCCGGCCCCACCCGTCCATcagcgaggaggaggaggagggcttTGACTGCCTGTCTTCCCCCGAGAGGGGCGAGCCCCCCGGCGGCGGCTGGCAGGACGGCCGGGCCGAGCCGCCCCGGGCCTCGCTGAGCTCGGACACCAGCGCCCTGTCCTATGACTCGGTCAAGTACACCCTGGTGGTGGACGAGCACGCGCAGCTGGAGCTGGTCAGCCTCCGGCAGTGCTACTCCGGCTACAGCGACGAGAGCGACTCGGCCACGGTCTACGACAACTGCGTGTCGTCCCCGTACGAGTCGGCCATCGGGGAGGAGTACGAGGAGGCCGCGCGGCCGCGGCCGGCCGTCTGCCTCTCGGAGGACTCCTCCCCCGACGGCCCCGACGTGCACTTCTCCAAGAAGTTCCTCAACGTCTTCATGAGCGGCCGCTCCCGCTCCTCCA GCGCCGAATCTTTCGGGTTGTTCTCCTGCACCATCAACGGGGAGGAGCAGGAGCAGACGCATAGGGCCGTGTTCAG GTTTGTGCCCCGCCATGAGGACGAGCTGGAGCTGGAGGTGGACGACCCGCTCTTGGTGGAGCTGCAGGCCGACGACTACTGGTACGAGGCCTACAACATGCGCACGGGCGCCCGCGGAGCCTTCCCTGCCTACTACGCCATCGAGGTCACCAAGGAGCCCGAGGCCGTGACAG CCCTGGCCAAAAACAGTGACTGGGTGGACCAGTTCCGGGTGAAGTTCCTGGGGTCCGTCCAGGTCCCGTATCACAAGGGCAACGACGTTCTCTGCGCTGCTATGCAAAAG ATTGCCACCACCCGCCGGCTCACGGTGCACTTTAACCCGCCCTCCAGCTGTGTCCTTGAGATCAATGTTCGGGGAGTAAAGATTGTGGTCAAGGCGGAGGACTCCCAAGAGCACAAG GGGAATAAATGTAGCCACTTCTTCCAACTGAAGAACATCTCTTTCTGTGGATACCACCCAAAGAACAACAA GTACTTCGGGTTCATCACCAAGCACCCCGCTGACCATCGGTTCGCCTGCCACGTCTTTGTGTCCGAGGAGTCCACTAAGGCTCTGGCCGAGTCTGTCGG GAGAGCGTTCCAGCAGTTCTACAAGCAGTTTGTGGAGTACACGTGCCCCACGGAGGACATCTACCTGGAGTAG
- the FREY1 gene encoding protein Frey produces MLGSPLRTGLGLFALSLVLAAAHPHPELQRYRPAFIPEEPDIMELPNGLMDDYGILPKHPRLRVARPFLSRAQKRKRDGPDLSEYYYDAHP; encoded by the exons ATGCTGGGGTCCCCCCTTCGGACGGGGCTCGGGCTCTTCGCGCTCTCCCTTGTCCTGGCAGCCGCACACCCTCACCCTGAGCTGCAGAG GTATCGGCCCGCCTTCATTCCCGAAGAGCCCGACATCATGGAGCTCCCCAACGGCCTGATGGATG ATTACGGGATCCTTCCTAAGCACCCGAGGCTTCGAGTCGCCCGCCCCTTCCTCTCCAGAGCCCAGAAGCGCAAGCGCGACGGGCCCGATTTGTCCGAGTATTACTATGACGCCCACCCGTGA
- the MAPK8IP1 gene encoding C-Jun-amino-terminal kinase-interacting protein 1 isoform X2 — protein sequence MPLVMEMESSPDNNSWLEDQWERWLTHDISLEEFEDEDLSEITDECGISLHCKDALALRPQRGGLVPGGGGCGGAGSRLQAEMLQMDLIDAAGDTPGAEEEEDEDEDEEEDEEEERRGRPRGPRQQQPPAPQPQPPQPQHRGPGGGGGPAPEPGQDTAPRGLGGDTYRPKRPTTLNLFPQVPRTQDTLNNNSLGKKHSWQERVSRSSSPLKTGEQTPPHEHVCLSDELPAQNSPASTKDRGTSTDSPCRRSTATQMAPPGGGPPASRPSDKAPAPAGGRAHAHRDRIHYQTDVRLEATEEIYLTPVQRPPEPPEATPAFLPPAESRMSVSSDPDPAGYPPAPGRPHPSISEEEEEGFDCLSSPERGEPPGGGWQDGRAEPPRASLSSDTSALSYDSVKYTLVVDEHAQLELVSLRQCYSGYSDESDSATVYDNCVSSPYESAIGEEYEEAARPRPAVCLSEDSSPDGPDVHFSKKFLNVFMSGRSRSSSAESFGLFSCTINGEEQEQTHRAVFRFVPRHEDELELEVDDPLLVELQADDYWYEAYNMRTGARGAFPAYYAIEVTKEPEAVTALAKNSDWVDQFRVKFLGSVQVPYHKGNDVLCAAMQKIATTRRLTVHFNPPSSCVLEINVRGVKIVVKAEDSQEHKGNKCSHFFQLKNISFCGYHPKNNKYFGFITKHPADHRFACHVFVSEESTKALAESVGRAFQQFYKQFVEYTCPTEDIYLE from the exons CCTCAGCGCGGTGGACTCGTGCCGGGAGGCGGAGGCTGCGGGGGAGCGGGCAGCCGGCTGCAGGCCGAGATGCTGCAGATGGACCTGATCGACGCGGCCGGGGACACGCCCGGagccgaggaggaggaggacgaagaCGAGGACGAGGAAGAAGACGAGGAGGAAGAGCGGCGAGGGCGTCCCCGGGGCCCCCGGCAGCAGCAGCCGCCAGCGCCGCAGCCGCAGCCGCCGCAGCCGCAGCATCGCGGGCCCGGGGGCGGCGGGGGCCCGGCGCCCGAGCCCGGCCAGGACACGGCGCCGCGAGGCCTCGGCGGGGACACCTACCGGCCCAAGCGGCCCACCACCCTCAACCTCTTCCCGCAGGTGCCGCGGACGCAG GACACCCTGAACAACAACTCCCTGGGCAAGAAACACAGCTGGCAGGAGCGAGTATCCCGGTCATCATCTCCACTGAAGACAG GCGAGCAGACCCCTCCTCATGAACATGTGTGCTTGAGCGATGAGCTCCCGGCCCAGAACAGCCCCGCCTCCACCAAGGACCGGGGCACGTCCACCGACAGCCCCTGCCGCAGAAGCACTGCCACCCAGATGGCCCCTCCCGGCGGCGGCCCCCCGGCCTCCCGGCCTTCCGACAAGGCCCCGGCCCCCGCCGGAGGCCGGGCCCACGCGCACCGTGACCGCATTCACTACCAGACCGACGTGCGGCTGGAGGCCACGGAGGAGATCTACCTGACGCCGGTGCAGCGGCCCCCCGAGCCCCCCGAGGCCACCCCGGCCTTCCTCCCCCCCGCCGAGAGCCGCATGTCAGTGAGCTCGGACCCCGACCCCGCCGGCTACCCGCCGGCCCCCGGCCGGCCCCACCCGTCCATcagcgaggaggaggaggagggcttTGACTGCCTGTCTTCCCCCGAGAGGGGCGAGCCCCCCGGCGGCGGCTGGCAGGACGGCCGGGCCGAGCCGCCCCGGGCCTCGCTGAGCTCGGACACCAGCGCCCTGTCCTATGACTCGGTCAAGTACACCCTGGTGGTGGACGAGCACGCGCAGCTGGAGCTGGTCAGCCTCCGGCAGTGCTACTCCGGCTACAGCGACGAGAGCGACTCGGCCACGGTCTACGACAACTGCGTGTCGTCCCCGTACGAGTCGGCCATCGGGGAGGAGTACGAGGAGGCCGCGCGGCCGCGGCCGGCCGTCTGCCTCTCGGAGGACTCCTCCCCCGACGGCCCCGACGTGCACTTCTCCAAGAAGTTCCTCAACGTCTTCATGAGCGGCCGCTCCCGCTCCTCCA GCGCCGAATCTTTCGGGTTGTTCTCCTGCACCATCAACGGGGAGGAGCAGGAGCAGACGCATAGGGCCGTGTTCAG GTTTGTGCCCCGCCATGAGGACGAGCTGGAGCTGGAGGTGGACGACCCGCTCTTGGTGGAGCTGCAGGCCGACGACTACTGGTACGAGGCCTACAACATGCGCACGGGCGCCCGCGGAGCCTTCCCTGCCTACTACGCCATCGAGGTCACCAAGGAGCCCGAGGCCGTGACAG CCCTGGCCAAAAACAGTGACTGGGTGGACCAGTTCCGGGTGAAGTTCCTGGGGTCCGTCCAGGTCCCGTATCACAAGGGCAACGACGTTCTCTGCGCTGCTATGCAAAAG ATTGCCACCACCCGCCGGCTCACGGTGCACTTTAACCCGCCCTCCAGCTGTGTCCTTGAGATCAATGTTCGGGGAGTAAAGATTGTGGTCAAGGCGGAGGACTCCCAAGAGCACAAG GGGAATAAATGTAGCCACTTCTTCCAACTGAAGAACATCTCTTTCTGTGGATACCACCCAAAGAACAACAA GTACTTCGGGTTCATCACCAAGCACCCCGCTGACCATCGGTTCGCCTGCCACGTCTTTGTGTCCGAGGAGTCCACTAAGGCTCTGGCCGAGTCTGTCGG GAGAGCGTTCCAGCAGTTCTACAAGCAGTTTGTGGAGTACACGTGCCCCACGGAGGACATCTACCTGGAGTAG